GATGCGGCAGCTGCTGCAGCACGTCGAGACCTTTGCCGACTTCGGCAGCAACGTGATGCTGTACGGCGAGACCGGGGCCGGCAAGGAGCGCATCGCGCGCCTGTTCCATGAGCGCAACCGCCGCTACGGCAAGGGCCCGTTCGTCGCGGTCAACTGCGGCGCGATCCCAGACGGGCTGTTCGAATCGCAGTTCTTCGGCCACGCCAAGGGCGCCTTCACCGGCGCTGCCTTCGCGCACCGCGGCTTTTTCGAGCAGGCCAACGGCGGCACGCTGTTCCTCGATGAGATCGGCGATCTGCCGCTGTTCCAGCAGGTCAAGCTGCTGCGAGTGCTGGAAGAAAACGCCATCACGCGGCTGGGCTCGACGCTGTCGATCAAGCTCGACTTCCGCCTGGTCGCCGCCACCAACAAGGACCTGCGCGAAGCGGTGCGGCAAGGGCGCTTCCGCGCCGACCTGTATTTCCGCCTGGCCGTGATCGAGATGCGCATCCCCAGCCTGGAAGAGCGCGGGCCGGCCGACAAGATCGCGCTGCTGCAATCGTTCCTGCGCCATATGCTGGGACCGTCCGGTTTCGGCGGCCTGCCGCCGCTGCCCGACTGGCTCCGTGGCGCGGTCGGCACTGCCTACTTCACCGGCAACGTGCGCGAGCTGCGCAACCTGGCCGAGCGCGTCGGCATTACCGTGCAGCAGGCCGGCAGCTGGGACGAGGAACGCATCCGGCCGCTGTTCCGCGCGCTGCATCCGGGCGCGTTCGACGGCGGCGAGCGCAACGACCTGCGCGCCGATACCGAAGAACGCCGCCGCATCCTGGCCGCGCTCGATGCCAATGGCTGGCGGCGGCAGGACACGGCGGCGAGCCTGGGCATCAGCCGCAAGGTGCTGTGGGAAAAGATGCGCAAGTTCCAGATCGCCGACAGCGAGGCCGAGCCGGTCTGATGCCGGCGCATGGCCGCGCGGCCAATGGTCAAGGCAGGCGGATCTCCTTCACGTCGAAGTGCGATTCGCCGATCAGCTCCTTGTCGTACTCGCCGACCAGCTCCACCGTGGTGTTGGCATCGACGGGCTTCTGCGCCGGCCACACCTTCTGCTTGATCTTCACCTTCATCTGGCCGGTGCCGTCCGAGAACAGGTAGCGCTCGTCGCCGACACTGCTGACGATCTTGCCGCGCAGCACCGCGTGCTGGTCGTCCTTGCCGTCGGCCTGCAAGGCTTTGACGGTTACGGCCGGGATCGACGAGGGGCCGGTGTATTGCGCGCTTGCGCCGGCGGTGGCAAGGCCAAGGGCGAGAGCCACGGCGGTGGCGGTCAGGATGTGTTTCATATGCGTTCTCCATCAAGGTTGGGACCCGGGGGCGATGGCATGGATGATGCGCCGGCACGGCTGAACCGTCGCTGAACGGCTGCCCGGGCGCCGCAACGATTTATCATGCTGGCTGCGCGCGCCGCATCCACCGGCCGCATCCACCTTTCCACCGGATCCCAGATTGCGTTTCCTGCACACCGCCGACTGGCATCTCGGCCGGCTCTTCCATGCCCGCAGCCTGCTGGAAGACCAGGCCCATATCCTCGGCCAGTTCGTCGAACTGGTCAAAGCCGAGCGACCCGACGCCGTGCTGATCGCCGGCGACGTCTATGACCGCGCCGTGCCGCCGCCCGAGGCGGTGGCGCTGCTCGACGACGTGCTGGGCCGCATCGTCGTCGATGCCGGCGTGCCGGTGGTGATGATCGCCGGCAACCATGACAGCGCGCAGCGGCTGGAATTCGGCGCGCGCCTGATGCGCGCGCAGGGCCTGCACGTGGCCGGCCGCACGCTGGCCGAGGCCGCCAGCGTGACGCTGCACGACGCGCACGGCGAAGTGCGGCTCTACGCGCTGCCATATGCCGAACCCGCGGTGGTGCGCGACGCCATGGGCGCGGAGCTGCCCTCGCACGAAGCCGCGCTGCGCGCGCAGCTCGACGCGATCCGCGCGGTCCATCCGCCGGGCGTGCGCGCGGTGGTGGTGGGCCATGCCTTCGTGGTCGGCGGCGCGGCCAGCGAATCGGAGCGGCCGCTGTCGGTCGGTGGTAGCGGCGCCGTGGCGGCGGACCTGTTCGCCGGTTTCGACCTGGTCGCGCTGGGCCACCTGCACCGGCCGCAGACGCTGGGCGGCGGGCGTATCCACTACGCCGGCTCGCTGCTCAAGTACTCGCTGTCCGAATGCGCGCACGACAAGTCGGTGTCGCGCATCGAGCTGGATGCCGGCGGCACCGTGTCGATCACGCCGGCGCCGCTGCAGCCGCTGCGCGACGTGCGCGTGGTGGAAGGCGAACTGGCCGCGCTGCTCGCCGCCGGCGCCGATGACCCGCGGCGCGACGACTATATCCACGCGCGCCTGACCGATACCGGCGCGCTGCTCGACCCGATGGCCAGGCTGCGCCAGGTCTATCCCAATGCGCTGGCGATCGAGCGCACGGTGCTGGCGCGCAGCGGCACGGCCTCGGAAGCGGGCCGCCAGCTGCGCCAGCTTGGCACCGGCGAGCTGTTTGCCAGCTTTTTCCGCGAGGTGGCCGACGCCGAGCTGGAGCCGGGCCACCGCGAAGTGCTGGACCAGGTGCTGGCCGGCATGGCGGCGGCGGAACGGGAGTCGGCATGAGACCGCTGCAACTGACCCTGCAGGCCTTCGGCCCGTTTGCCGCGACCGAGCAGGTCGATTTCACGCGGCTCGGGGGCCAGGCCTTCTTCCTGATCCACGGTCCCACCGGTGCCGGCAAGACCACGCTGCTCGATGCGATCTGTTTCGCGCTGTATGGCGATACCTCCGGCGGCGAGCGCAGCGCGCAGGCCATGCGCAGCGCCAATGCCGCGCCGGGGCTGCGCACTGAAGTCTCGCTGGAATTCAGCCTGGGCGCGCAGCGCTGGCGCGTGGTGCGCTCGCCCGCGCAGGAGCGGCCCAAGCAGCGCGGCGAGGGCTGGCTGACGGAACCGGCCAGGGCGCAGCTCGACCAGCATGACGGCAACGGCTGGGTCAGCAAGGCCGGCCAGCCGGGCAAGGTCAGCGATGCCATCCGCGCGCTGCTCGGCTTCGACAGCGCGCAGTTCCGCCAGGTCATCGTGCTGCCGCAAGGGCGCTTCCGCGAACTGCTGACCGCCAGCTCGCAGGCGCGGCAGGCGATCCTGGAGCGGCTGTTCCGGACCGAGCTTTATCGCCGGGTGGAAGAACTGCTGAAGACCCAGGCGGCCGGCATCCGCCGCGATGCCGAACGCATCGGCATCCAGCGCGACGAAGCGCTGCGGCAGGCCGGCATGGAGAGCGTGCAGGCGCTCGCCGACGGCATCGCCGCGCTGCACGCGGAAATACAAGCACTGCAGGGGCAGGAGCAGGGCGCCCGCCAGGCGCTGGCCGCGGCGCAGGCGGCGCTGGGTGCGGGCGAACAGGTGGCGGCGCGGCTGCAGGAGCGCCAGCAGGCCGAAGCCGCGCACGCCGCGTTGCTGGCACAGCAGCCGGCGCTGGAGGCCGAACGTGTGCGGCTGCAGGCGGCGCAGCGGGCGGCGCGCGTCAACCCGGCGTTGCAGCAGTGGCAGCTCGCGCAGCGTGACCACGCGGCGGCCGGCACAGCGTTCGGGCAAGCTGAAGCGGCCGCAGCGCGTACCGCGCAGCAAGCCGTGCAAGCCGCTGCCGCGTTGCAAGCCGAGACTGCCCGTGCCGAGCTGCGCGCGGCCGCACAGCGGCGCTGCACGGAACTGGAGGCCATGCTGCCGCGCGCGCGGCAGCTCGGCACCCTGGGCGAGGCTTTCCAGTCGGCACGGCAAAAGCAGGCCGCCACCGCCGAGGCGCGCGAGCGTGCCGCGGCGAGGCTGGCCGCGAGCCAGGCCGATGCCGCGGCGGCAGAGACCGCGCTCGGGCAGGCGCGGCTTGCGGCCGCGCAGCTGCAGGGCACGCAATTGCAGCTCGCGGCGCTGCAGGACAAGTCGCGGCAGTTCAGCCGCCACGCCCAGGCGCTGCAGTCGCTTGCCACCGCCGTCGGACAGGCCGCCGACGCCGACGCCGCGCAGCAACTGGCCACGCGCATGCGCGACCGCCGCCGTGCCGCGCTGGCCGAAGCCGAAGCCGCGTGGCGCGCCGGCCAGGCGGCCCGGCTGGCGGCGTCGCTCGCCGCCGGCGAGGCGTGCCCGGTCTGCGGCAGCAGCGCGCATCCCGCCCCGGCGCAGCACGTCGACACGCCGCTGTCCGACGAGGCGCTGGAACAGGCGCGCAGCGCCATGCTCGAGGCCGAGTCGCAGGCGGTGCGTTGCGCCGGCGCGGTACAGGCCGCGCAGGCCGCGACCACGCAGGCGCGCGAGCGTGCCGACGAACTCGCGCAGGCCCTGGGCGAGGTCTCGGACGAGGCCGCGCGTCAGCTGAAGGCAGACATTGCAGCGCTGGAAGCCGCCCTGGCGGCAGGCCGGCAGGCAGCGGCCAGCGTCGGCCAGTGCGAGGCCACCATCACCGCCAGCCGCACCGCGCGCGAGGCGGCCGAACTCGCCAGCCGCGCCGCCGTCATCGCGGCGGAAACGGCTTCGCAGGCGCTGGCGCAGTGCCAGGTCGACTGGCAGGTTGCCTGCGCGCAAGTCCCCGAGGATTCGCGCGATCCGGTGGCGCTGGCCGAAGCCCTGCGCCAGGCGCAGGCCGAGGCCGCCGCGCTGGAGCGCGCCCTCGCCACCGCGCAGGCGGCGGAACGGCAGGCCGCAGCCGATGCCGCCGCCGCGCAGGCCGGGCTCGGCTCGGCCCGGCAGGCCCAGGCACAAGCCGCCGCGCGCCTCGCCGAAGCGGAACACGCCCTGGCGCAGGCGTTGGAGCGGGAAGGTCTCGCCGATGCCGCGGCGCATGCCGCGGCCAGCCTGCCCGATGCCGACATGGCACGCATCGACCAGGCGCTGCGCGCCTTCGATGCGGAACTGGTCGCGGCCGCCCGGCTGCGCGAACGCGCCGAAGCCGCCGCGCAAGGACTGGACGTGCCGGACCTGGACGGTCTGCGTGCCGCCCGGCAGGCCGCCGCCGACGCAGTGGAAGCCCTGGTCCGGCAACAGGCGGAGCGCGGCCGCTCGCGCGACCTGCTGCAGCAATGCCAGCTGCGCCTGCAGCAGCTCGACGCGCAGGGCAGCGAGATCGAAGCCCGCTACGCGGTGCTGGGCCGGCTGGCCGAGGTCGCCAACGGCAACAACCCGCGCCGCATGACCTTCCAGCGCTTCGTGCTGGCAACGCTGCTCGACGAGGTGCTGGAAGCCGCGTCGGCGCGGCTGCTGGCAATGAGCCGGGGCCGCTATGTGCTGCAGCGCGTGCGCGAGCAGGCCGACCAGCGCAGCGCCGGCGGGCTGGATATCGAAGTGTTCGACCACGACACCGGGGCGCCGCGCCCGGCCAATACGCTGTCAGGCGGCGAGGGGTTCCTGGCGTCGCTGTCGCTCGCGCTGGGCCTGGCCGACGTGGTGCAGTCGCGCGCCGGCGGCATCCAGCTCGATACGCTGTTCGTCGACGAAGGGTTCGGCACGCTGGATCCGGAAAGCCTGGACTTTGCCATCCGTACGCTGCTCGACCTGCAGCAAGCCGGCCGACTGGTGGGGATCATTTCGCACGTGGCCGAGTTGCGCGAGCGCATCGACGTGCGTCTGGAAGTGCGGCCGGGGGTTGGCGGCAGCCGCGCCACGCTGAGTGGCGTGGCGGCGGTGGCCTGAGAGAGTACTGAGAGCGTATTTGCCGGCCGGACCGGCCGGCATGCCGGTCAGCCGACGAACACCTGCCGGCAGCGGATCGCCATGACCTGCGCCTCGAACGCGCGCGCCGCGGCCTGCGCCAGCCGCGCGCGGCGCGACAGCCTGGGCGCGCGCTGTCCGGCAGTGCTGCGAGTTGTCGCGGAGGCGACGGTTTCGCTGTGTTCCTGGCCCAATCCCCACGCCTGCTGCGTAACCTGCAGGATGCGCGCAAGGGCTGCGGCATGTTGCGTGGATGCATTCGGGACGCTGGCGGTGGCCATGGCGGACTCCTCTTTCTTGTCAGATGCCGGGCGGCGCGCCTGAGCCGGGTGGTCCGGGGGCTGCTGTGCGGCGCTGCCCTCTTCTGATTTCCAAGATAGCCGCCGCGACTCCGGCGCAACATCGACGGCGAGCCGATTCCCCTGTCGGTTCTGTCCTACACGGGACGCCGCCGTCACCCCGCGCGGTGATCGCCCATCGTTTGCGTCCCAGGCCGGCCGACGGGTTGACCGTCGCCCGCGCGCAGGTGTAACCTGTTCATTCTGCGAATTCAAGTTCTAATAGCGAACAACGGCCGGTCAACCACTGGCGGCTTTCGGATCGCGGCTGTGCCGACCGCACGGCCCCAGACAACACCACGCAGACTGCTGGACCGTTCAACGGGCGGTACTGGCGGCGCCAACGCCGCCGGCCGCGAACGAACATCCTTCCGGCAGGACTATCGGAGACCGTCTTTCATGCGCCGCGCCTTGCGGCCCGCTCCGGTAGCCTGCGGATCTTCCGACCTGGAAACGCAAGTGATCAACAAGCTATACGACACGGTGGAAGCGGCGGTGGCCGGCATCCACGACGGCGCCACCATCCTCATTGGCGGCTTTGGCCTCGCAGGCATGCCCGCGGAACTGATCGACGCGCTCATCGAGCAAGGCGCGCGCGACCTGACCATCGTCAACAACAACGCCGGCAACGGCGACACCGGCCTGGCCGCGCTGCTGAAGGCCAGGCGCGTGCGCAAGATCATCTGCTCGTTCCCGCGCCAGACGGACTCGTACGTGTTCGACTCGCTGTACCACGCCGGCGAGATCGAGCTGGAACTGGTGCCGCAGGGCAACCTGGCCGAGCGCATCCGCGCCGCCGGCGCCGGCATCGGCGGCTTCTTCACCCGCACCGCCTACGGCACGCCGCTGGCCGAGGGCAAGGAAACCCGCATCATCGACGGCCAGGGCTACGTCTTCGAATCGCCGATCCACGCCGACTTCGCGCTGATCAAGGCCGAGACCGCCGACCGCTGGGGCAACCTCACCTACCGCAAGACCGCGCGCAATTTCGGCCCGATCATGGCCATGGCCGCCAAGTGCGCCATCGTGCAGGTCAGCAAGGTGGTGGAGCTGGGCGAGATGAACCCCGAACACATCGTGACGCCGGGCCTCTTCGTCAAGCGCGTCGTCAAGGTCGCCTGAGCGACAGGCAACAGGAGAAACAGCATGCAACGCCTGACCCGCGATCAGATGGCCGCCCGCGTGGCCAAAGACATTCCCGAAGGTGCCGTGGTCAACCTCGGCATCGGCCTGCCGACGCTCGTCGGCAACCACCTGCCCGCCGACAAGGAAATCCTGCTGCACAGCGAGAACGGCCTGCTCGGCATGGGTCCCGCCCCCGCTGCCGGCGAAGAGGACGGCGACCTGATCAACGCCGGCAAGCAGCCGGTGACGATCAAGCCGGGCGGCTCGTACTTCCACCATGCCGATTCGTTCGCCATGATGCGCGGCGGCCACCTCGACTTCTGCGTGCTGGGCGCGTTCCAGGTGTCCGAAAAAGGCGACCTGGCCAACTGGCACACCGGCGCCCCCGGCGCCATCCCCGCCGTGGGCGGCGCGATGGACCTGGCGATCGGCGCCAAGCAGGTGTTCGTGATGATGGAGCACCAGACCAAGCAGGGCGAAAGCAAGATCGTGCCGCAGTGCACCTATCCGCTGACCGGCATCGGTTGCGTGACGCGCATCTACACTGACCTTGCCACGCTCGACGTGACCCCCGACGGGCTGGTCGCGCGCGACCTGGTGGAGGGCCTGAGCTTTGAAGAACTGCAGCGCCTGACCGGCGTGCCCCTGAAGCAGGCCTGAGCGCCGGCATCGATATCCATCACAAAGAGAGAGACACACCATGACCGAAGCCTTTATCTGCGACGCCATCCGCACGCCCATCGGCCGCTACGGCGGCAGCCTGTCCGCGGTGCGCCCGGACGACCTCGGCGCGGTGCCGCTGAAGGCACTGATGGCCCGCAATCCCAATGTCGACTGGAAGGCCATCGACGACGTGATCTACGGCAACGCCAACCAGGCCGGCGAAGACAACCGCAACGTGGCGCGCATGTCGTCGCTGCTGGCGGGCCTGCCGCAGGACGTGCCGGGCGCCACCATCAACCGCCTGTGCGGCTCCGGCATGGACGCCACCGGCACCGCCGCGCGCGCCATCAAGGCGGGCGAAGCGCAGCTGATGATCGCCGGCGGCGTGGAAAGCATGAGCCGCGCCCCGTTCGTGATGGGCAAGGCCACCAGCGCGTTCTCGCGCGATGCGCAGATCTTCGACACCACCATCGGCTGGCGCTTCATCAACCCGGCCATGCGCGCGGCCTACGGCGTGGACTCGATGCCCGAGACCGCCGAGAACGTCGCCACCGACTACAAGATCAGCCGCGAAGACCAGGACCTGATGGCGCTGCGCAGCCAGGAGAAGGCTTCGCGCGCGCAGGCCGACGGCACGCTGGCCCAGGAAATCACCGCTGTCACGATCCCGCAGAAGAAGGGTGATGCGATCGTGGTCGAGCGCGACGAGCACCCGCGCGCCACCAGCATGGAAGCGCTGGCCAAGCTGCGCGGCGTGGTCCGTCCTGACGGCACCGTGACCGCCGGCAACGCCTCGGGCGTGAACGACGGCGCCTGCGCGATCCTGCTGGCGAGCGAAGCCGGCATCAAGCAACACGGCCTGACCCCGCGTGCGCGCATCGTCGGCATGGCCACCGCCGGCGTGGCGCCGCGCGTGATGGGCATCGGCCCGGCACCGGCCACGCAGAAGCTGCTCAGGCAACTGGGCATGACGCTGGACCAGATCGACGTGATCGAGCTGAACGAAGCGTTCGCCGCGCAAGGCCTGGCCGTGCTGCGCGAACTGGGCGTGGCCGACGACGACAAGCGCGTCAACCCGAACGGCGGCGCGATCGCGCTGGGCCACCCGCTGGGCATGAGCGGCGCGCGCCTGGTCACCACCGCGATGTACCAGCTGCACCGCACCGGCGGCCGCTTCGCGCTGTGCACGATGTGCATCGGCGTGGGCCAGGGCATTGCGATGGTGATCGAGCGCGTTTAAGCGCGGCGGTCAGTTCTACCGCTTGTTTGCTCCCTCTCCCGCTTGCGGGAGAGGGTTGGGGTGAGGGCGGGCGCATCGACGAAGTCAGTCGCGCTGCTATGCAACGTCCTGCCCTCACCCCCGGCCCCTCTCCCGCATGCGGGAGAGGGGAGCAAGACCGCAGTCCGCAGTCGTTTTGAAAGTGAGTCAAAGATGTCCCTCCCCGTAGCCACCCTCGTCACCGGCGGCAGTTCCGGCATCGGCCGCGCCATCTGTGAAATGCTGCTGGCCGATGGCGTGACCCAGGTGGTCAATGTCGACTACGCCGCGCCGGCCTGGTCGCATCCCAACATGACCTTCGTCCAGGCCGACCTGACCGACGCCGAGGCGACCCGCGCCGCGGCGGAGCAGGTCGCGTCGCGCTTTGCCGTCACGCGCCTGGTGAACAATGCCGGCGCCACCCGCCCCGGCACCGCCGACAGCGCCACCGTTGCCGACCTGGACTACGTGACCGGCCTGCACCTGCAGGCCCCACTGTTGCTGCTGCAAGCCTGCCTGCCCGCGATGCGCGCCGCAGGCTTCGGCCGCATCGTCAACATGGCCTCGCGCGCCGCGCTGGGCAAGCCCGAGCGCGTGGTGTACTCGGCCACCAAGGCCGGCCTGATCGGCATGACCCGCACGCTCGCGATGGAACTGGGCGGCGACGGCATCACCGTCAACGCCGTGGCCCCGGGCCCGATCGCCACCGAGCTGTTCCGCAAGAGCAACCCGGAAGGCGCGGAGCAGACCAAGCGCATCCTTGCCAGCATCACCGTCAAGCGCATGGGCACCCCGGAAGACGTCGCGCGCGCCGCGCTGTTCTTCCTGTCGCCGGACAACGGTTTCGTCACCGGCCAGGTGATGTACGTGTGCGGCGGCACCACGCTGGGCGTTGCACCGGTATAGGCAGCGCGCGCCGGCACTCAAAGATTCGACAAGAAGAGACGTTAACCAAGCGTCACGCATGGCGGCCCCGAGCCGGGCCGTCAACCAGGATGCGCGCGAGCGCGCAGCATCCGTTCGGGAACGGCAATCACGCCATTTCAGCACAACGTCCTGCACGGGCCCCAATCTCCGTCGGGACAGCTTTACCGGAGTAATACCGATGAGACACGATTCCCAGACCTCCACCACGCGCCGCCGCCTGCTCGCCGCCGGCGTGGCGCTGGCCACTACCTTTGCCGGCTTCGCCGGCGCCGCGCACGCGCAAGGCGGCTACCCGACCAAGCCGGTCACGCTGATCGTGCCGTTCTCGGCCGGCGGCACCACCGACA
This genomic interval from Cupriavidus oxalaticus contains the following:
- a CDS encoding sigma 54-interacting transcriptional regulator, with the protein product MKTDRWAYENLEVYVWEGKYEIADRVTRFLSPLGVDVIRAGALEAPPAEPRTKPCIAVISVSVIGAARFTLDWEAAHGMPVIWVAAPGRESDPGRFPPEYAHILTDDFTGADLRNQIGKLLPQLVAADAGGAREAELVAGSTAMRQLLQHVETFADFGSNVMLYGETGAGKERIARLFHERNRRYGKGPFVAVNCGAIPDGLFESQFFGHAKGAFTGAAFAHRGFFEQANGGTLFLDEIGDLPLFQQVKLLRVLEENAITRLGSTLSIKLDFRLVAATNKDLREAVRQGRFRADLYFRLAVIEMRIPSLEERGPADKIALLQSFLRHMLGPSGFGGLPPLPDWLRGAVGTAYFTGNVRELRNLAERVGITVQQAGSWDEERIRPLFRALHPGAFDGGERNDLRADTEERRRILAALDANGWRRQDTAASLGISRKVLWEKMRKFQIADSEAEPV
- a CDS encoding YgiW/YdeI family stress tolerance OB fold protein — protein: MKHILTATAVALALGLATAGASAQYTGPSSIPAVTVKALQADGKDDQHAVLRGKIVSSVGDERYLFSDGTGQMKVKIKQKVWPAQKPVDANTTVELVGEYDKELIGESHFDVKEIRLP
- a CDS encoding exonuclease SbcCD subunit D gives rise to the protein MRFLHTADWHLGRLFHARSLLEDQAHILGQFVELVKAERPDAVLIAGDVYDRAVPPPEAVALLDDVLGRIVVDAGVPVVMIAGNHDSAQRLEFGARLMRAQGLHVAGRTLAEAASVTLHDAHGEVRLYALPYAEPAVVRDAMGAELPSHEAALRAQLDAIRAVHPPGVRAVVVGHAFVVGGAASESERPLSVGGSGAVAADLFAGFDLVALGHLHRPQTLGGGRIHYAGSLLKYSLSECAHDKSVSRIELDAGGTVSITPAPLQPLRDVRVVEGELAALLAAGADDPRRDDYIHARLTDTGALLDPMARLRQVYPNALAIERTVLARSGTASEAGRQLRQLGTGELFASFFREVADAELEPGHREVLDQVLAGMAAAERESA
- a CDS encoding AAA family ATPase, with the translated sequence MRPLQLTLQAFGPFAATEQVDFTRLGGQAFFLIHGPTGAGKTTLLDAICFALYGDTSGGERSAQAMRSANAAPGLRTEVSLEFSLGAQRWRVVRSPAQERPKQRGEGWLTEPARAQLDQHDGNGWVSKAGQPGKVSDAIRALLGFDSAQFRQVIVLPQGRFRELLTASSQARQAILERLFRTELYRRVEELLKTQAAGIRRDAERIGIQRDEALRQAGMESVQALADGIAALHAEIQALQGQEQGARQALAAAQAALGAGEQVAARLQERQQAEAAHAALLAQQPALEAERVRLQAAQRAARVNPALQQWQLAQRDHAAAGTAFGQAEAAAARTAQQAVQAAAALQAETARAELRAAAQRRCTELEAMLPRARQLGTLGEAFQSARQKQAATAEARERAAARLAASQADAAAAETALGQARLAAAQLQGTQLQLAALQDKSRQFSRHAQALQSLATAVGQAADADAAQQLATRMRDRRRAALAEAEAAWRAGQAARLAASLAAGEACPVCGSSAHPAPAQHVDTPLSDEALEQARSAMLEAESQAVRCAGAVQAAQAATTQARERADELAQALGEVSDEAARQLKADIAALEAALAAGRQAAASVGQCEATITASRTAREAAELASRAAVIAAETASQALAQCQVDWQVACAQVPEDSRDPVALAEALRQAQAEAAALERALATAQAAERQAAADAAAAQAGLGSARQAQAQAAARLAEAEHALAQALEREGLADAAAHAAASLPDADMARIDQALRAFDAELVAAARLRERAEAAAQGLDVPDLDGLRAARQAAADAVEALVRQQAERGRSRDLLQQCQLRLQQLDAQGSEIEARYAVLGRLAEVANGNNPRRMTFQRFVLATLLDEVLEAASARLLAMSRGRYVLQRVREQADQRSAGGLDIEVFDHDTGAPRPANTLSGGEGFLASLSLALGLADVVQSRAGGIQLDTLFVDEGFGTLDPESLDFAIRTLLDLQQAGRLVGIISHVAELRERIDVRLEVRPGVGGSRATLSGVAAVA
- a CDS encoding 3-oxoacid CoA-transferase subunit A, coding for MINKLYDTVEAAVAGIHDGATILIGGFGLAGMPAELIDALIEQGARDLTIVNNNAGNGDTGLAALLKARRVRKIICSFPRQTDSYVFDSLYHAGEIELELVPQGNLAERIRAAGAGIGGFFTRTAYGTPLAEGKETRIIDGQGYVFESPIHADFALIKAETADRWGNLTYRKTARNFGPIMAMAAKCAIVQVSKVVELGEMNPEHIVTPGLFVKRVVKVA
- a CDS encoding 3-oxoacid CoA-transferase subunit B; the protein is MQRLTRDQMAARVAKDIPEGAVVNLGIGLPTLVGNHLPADKEILLHSENGLLGMGPAPAAGEEDGDLINAGKQPVTIKPGGSYFHHADSFAMMRGGHLDFCVLGAFQVSEKGDLANWHTGAPGAIPAVGGAMDLAIGAKQVFVMMEHQTKQGESKIVPQCTYPLTGIGCVTRIYTDLATLDVTPDGLVARDLVEGLSFEELQRLTGVPLKQA
- the pcaF gene encoding 3-oxoadipyl-CoA thiolase is translated as MTEAFICDAIRTPIGRYGGSLSAVRPDDLGAVPLKALMARNPNVDWKAIDDVIYGNANQAGEDNRNVARMSSLLAGLPQDVPGATINRLCGSGMDATGTAARAIKAGEAQLMIAGGVESMSRAPFVMGKATSAFSRDAQIFDTTIGWRFINPAMRAAYGVDSMPETAENVATDYKISREDQDLMALRSQEKASRAQADGTLAQEITAVTIPQKKGDAIVVERDEHPRATSMEALAKLRGVVRPDGTVTAGNASGVNDGACAILLASEAGIKQHGLTPRARIVGMATAGVAPRVMGIGPAPATQKLLRQLGMTLDQIDVIELNEAFAAQGLAVLRELGVADDDKRVNPNGGAIALGHPLGMSGARLVTTAMYQLHRTGGRFALCTMCIGVGQGIAMVIERV
- a CDS encoding SDR family NAD(P)-dependent oxidoreductase: MSLPVATLVTGGSSGIGRAICEMLLADGVTQVVNVDYAAPAWSHPNMTFVQADLTDAEATRAAAEQVASRFAVTRLVNNAGATRPGTADSATVADLDYVTGLHLQAPLLLLQACLPAMRAAGFGRIVNMASRAALGKPERVVYSATKAGLIGMTRTLAMELGGDGITVNAVAPGPIATELFRKSNPEGAEQTKRILASITVKRMGTPEDVARAALFFLSPDNGFVTGQVMYVCGGTTLGVAPV